Proteins encoded by one window of Polyangiaceae bacterium:
- a CDS encoding PilZ domain-containing protein, which produces MSSGRQDQRLTINKEFDSFDQFIQEYVTNISRTGVFIKTKTPVPVGTEVDLRFTVIMNDIETIEGVGVVVRVETDPPGMGVVFKELSGYSQDLINKLLTRGK; this is translated from the coding sequence GTGAGCAGCGGACGACAAGATCAGCGACTGACGATCAACAAGGAGTTCGACTCCTTCGATCAGTTCATCCAAGAGTACGTCACCAACATTTCGCGCACCGGCGTATTCATCAAGACCAAGACGCCGGTGCCCGTTGGGACTGAAGTCGACCTTCGCTTCACCGTGATCATGAACGACATCGAGACCATCGAAGGTGTCGGAGTCGTTGTCCGTGTGGAAACGGACCCACCTGGCATGGGAGTCGTCTTCAAGGAGCTCTCCGGTTACTCCCAGGATCTGATCAACAAGCTGCTGACCCGCGGCAAGTAG